The genomic DNA CGCCCTGGTAACCGACGGCGGTGAGGTGTCACCGCAGGACATTGCTGAACAGAAGGACTGGCACGTCGAGACGATCTACAAGGCCGTCGACCGGCTGGAGGACATCATCGACCACAGTTACGGAGAGCTGTCGCTACGGTCCCACCACATCGCCGAAAAGGTCTGTGAGTACGTCCAGTCGGCGCGACGGAGTGCGGTGGACGCGGCGGAGACGTTGGCGCGGTCGCTCGAACACGAGGTCGGTCTGGAGCTGGCGAACGATGCGCTCGTCGAGTGGGTCGACCGGTTCGGCGTCGACGTTGAAGACCGTCGCGACGCCCAGCTGGCGCTTCGGTTCGGTCGTGTCGAGATGACCCGCGAGGAGTTCAGCGTCGCCTTGACGACAGGGCTCCACCAGTGGATGCAGGCGGGGTGGAAGCGCGAGCGGTTCCTGGAGGCCGAGGTCGAGGTCCGGCTGGACGGCGGTCGGTACCAGATGCGGGCGTATGACCTGATGGGCTGACCGGCGGCTGGATAGAGGCATCACTGTCTTTTTGTTCGGGGCTTCGAGACTATTCTGTACGCTGAGGGGCTGTACCGCCACCATCCGGTTTGACCCTCTGTTTCAGGTGGAGTTTTCGGGGTGTTGAGCCGTGGGTATCGAGACGGTCTCGACGGCGCTGGGCGGCTCGAAATCCGGGGGGACCCCTTGGATTCCCGCTTAGGGTGTGGTTAAGACCACACAATTCAAACTACCAGCCAGCAATTCGGCGAAAGCGCACGCGAAACGCCCCCTGAGGGCGCGCAAAAGATTTTGAGATTATTGACCTGTTGACGCCTTTAATCAATGACAGGTTTCGGCAGTCGTGCTGAATAGAGGGCGCGAGTCTTGCAGAATGCGGAGCTACTACGCTGTTTCGGGGCGACGGATACTCGGACTCACCCGTCGCGAGCCCACTCAACAGCCTCGGTACGATCTTCAGTCGTCAGCGTGTCCAATCCACCAGTCTCGACTTTTCCACGTAACGACAGCGCCTTGATTCCGTCAGCGACGACCGCCCACCGCTCGATGCCAGCTTGCTCGGCTCGCTGTGCGGATTTCTCCCAGACTTCGAAGACCTGCTCGTTGAAGGCGTCGTCAAGCTTGACCACAGTCACCATTCCATCCACATTATACTGATCCAACAAATCCTCGTAGACTGGATATGCGTCCTCGCGGAATGCCGACAGCTCCATGCCAGGCAAGAACTCCCAGATCATCACGCCGTCGTCAATCTCAACTGTCCATCCGTCACCACGCTGTTTTTCCGACATACCAAACGCTCGCCTCCGCTTACAATTATTCTTTACTTCTTGTCCTACGATTGCACTGGCCCGTGGTGTTATTACTAAAAGATCCCAGAACAGCAGATATCATTGGCTCTGACTATACTGGTGACTTTCTGATGGATAGATTCTCTATATTCAGCAGTCCGTTTCCCTCAGAATCGTGAGCGGTCGCACTCCTCGTATAGGTAGCGAGGATTCAGTTCAGTTGTCCACCAGCCGTGTTTGTCAGCAAGAGGCTCAACAGACAGGTTATTGAACATTAGCGTCGACTCTGACGGAAACCTCGAACGAAGTGGTCCGCGTCGAAAGAGTCTCTGCCATCTCTCTGCGCTGCTGCTCGGTCAAATCGTCGCGGGCCAGTACTTCGTGGGCGGCCTCGACCAGCTGGGCGACATCATCGCAGGCGAACGCCACGGCGTTGCTCCGATTGCAGTCGTAGAACTCTGCTGCCTTCTCCATCGCATCAAATCGCCACTCGTTGCCATCTCCGGTCCGGATTCGGACCGATCCGGGAACCTCTTGGTCGGCCATGCTCGTGAACACAACCCGCTATTCCTAGAGTTCTGCGGTCGTCCAAGCGGTCAGCGTATATAAACAACGTGTCATTCGCGGTGAGGCACAGCTGTCAGTCGCCGTCAGCACCAACGGACCCACCTGAATATGAACACGACCACAGCCCTGTTCGTGTTCATATTGCGGACCCGCCGCATCTCGATGTGCAACCGCGTGCGGTCACACCGAAACACCCGCTACAGGTACCTCAGGGGGAGGGGGTAACACCGGGGCTATGCGCGCGAGCGCGAAGCAAAATCGTTGGTAAGAAAATCAGACGCCGGCCGGCTCGGGCGGCTCGATGCCCATCTCTCGAAGTTCCGCACAGGCTTCCTCATGCCCTTCCCGGCAGGCCTCGCGGGCGTGGTCGGCCATCGCCCCCTGGGCGGCTCTGAATTGGTCTGCAGCCCGCCTCGTCTCCCGTGCGCCCTCTCTGTCGGCCCGGGCTCCCGACTCGTCTCTCCGGGCCCGCTCGGCCACGTCGACGTGCTCGCTCGGCGTAAGCTCCGGGTCGTAGTATGCTCGCCAGTCGTCGACGCCCTCACCCTGCAGGATGGCCTTCGCGCTGCGAGCGTGCATTAGGTTGTCCGGGTCCACGTCCCGCCGTTCTGCGTCGGTCAACTCGGCTTGCCCGTGCTGGTACGTCTCGCGGCGCTTCGAGTCCGCCGCCGCGCCTTCGAGATAGGCTCGCTCATCGGCGTCCAATTCGTCACCCAACACTTCGATAGTGGTGTCTCGTCGGTCGTCCGTCGGGGCCAGCACGCCGTCCGGCAGCTCGTCTCGGACGGCGTTGGCTGTCTCAAGGTCGCCGAACTCGGCCGTCGTCGTCTCGCGGTACCGCGCAAGCGCGAAGCCCTCCGCACGCAGCTCCGCCGTCTCTTTGTCCGTCAACTCGGCTGGGTCGACCTTCCCGGCCGGCCCCAGATACTCCCAGTGGTGGCCGTCGCCCGTGTAGGTCACACGGTAGGCGTACGGTCCGTATCCGTCGACTTTCTTCGTGACTATCGTACTCATTCGTCGTCTGCCCCCTCGTCGTTGGTAAGTTCGTTGTACATCTCGCGGCACCTTTTCAGCTGCTCTCGGGCCAGCCGCCTCCGCATCTTGATTTTCCCCCGCAGGACAGATTCGTCAGCGTCGTCGGGAGCATCGAGGTCGTCCGGGTCGGTGGCTTCCAGCCACTCCAGCCGGCTTTCGAGGTCGTCAATCCGCCGTTCCAGTTCCGCGGCTCGCTCGTCGTTGGCAAGTTGCGTGAGTTCGTCAGTCATGTATCTCCCTCCAGCCGGGGGTCGGGCTCGCCGTCCCACTGCGACCGGTGGGCGTGGCAGTAACCGCTCTCGTGGGTGACCGTCGCCCCGCAGTCGGAGCCGTCGGTCTTCGTCCCACGACAGTCGACGTATTTCGTTGCCTCGTCGCTGCTGCCGTCACCGATAGGGTCCTCATCGGGCTCCTGGTAGGCTTCCCAGTTGTCGATGAGCTGGCCGCGATTGATTTGCTTTTCCGGCTCGTCGAGGTCCCATTCCAGATGGGCGAAGTAGTTTGTCGAGTAGTTCCAGTCCGACCACTCGGGGATGTCCCGGAGCCCACGAACGCGAAACCAAACCTCATCGGTCATGTAGGCGTTCCAGCCGCGATAGACCGTTATGCAGTCGATGAGCCCCTCATCGACCTTTCCGTCAGCCTGAATCACTACGTCGGACTGCTTCTTTACCAGCGGGTGAATGTCGTTGTCGTTCTCGTGGCCGATGAAGATAGTCCGCAGGCTGCCGCCCTCCGACTTCCGGAAGGCGTTGATGGTTCGGCTCATCACCGCCTCAACGTCTGATTGGCCGGTGTAGGCGTTACCCGAGGTACTGAACTCGTCGAAGATAGCGACCTTCTCACCCGGCTCTTTAGCGAACTCCAGATACCGGCTGATGTCTTCGGCAAACTCGACAGCGTCGTGGTCTTCGGGTGCGGGGTCGTCGGGATCGTCTCGACCGATGTTCGTCAGCACCTTGTCGATGATGTCGTCCTGCCATAGCCGGCGAACGATTTCCAGCGCCTTCGCGGTCTTCCCCGAACCTTTCGGTCCCTTGATGAGGATTTGCTGGGCGGCCGGGCGACAGGCGTCGATAAGCCGCTGGTAGCCGGTCGCGTCCGTCCGCGACTCCGACAGCCCCGTGGCAGCGTTCATGCTCGCCACGTCGCCGCTCTGGCGGGCTTGACGGAGCATATCGGTCTGCCCCTTTCGGGACAGCATCTCCGCCAGCGGACCGTCGTCAACGCCGGCGTGTTCCATCGTCAGCATCACGTCGCCCACATCTTGGTCGTCAGCCAGCACTGCGTCGATGTGGGCGTCAACGTCGCCGTCTCGAATCTGGTCAGCTAATTCTGCGGCACTCCAAGAAGCATCAGTCATGTTGAGTCCTCCGTCGTATCGTCATCGTTGGTAATGTCGGCTCGCTCGTCGGGCGATTCGTTCGCGTGGTCGGCATTCTCGTCGTCTTCGGCCGCCTCACCGGGCGTGTAGTAATCCTCCCAGCGGGTCCCTTCCGCCGCCTCATCGAGGATGTCGTCAATGGCACCGGAGTCGGTCGACAGGGCACTACGGACGGCCTTGTCGACAGCGCGGGTTGATGCAATATCGCTGGCGATGCTGATGCCGCTAATCTCACGGAGCAGGTTCTTCCCCAGCTCGGCGGAGTCAAGCAGCCGGTTGCGGTTGTCTCGAATCTTCGCTTGGTCGGCTACCAGCTCTCGGTCATCCGCGAGGCCGGGCCACGTTCCATCTGCCTCGTTGTCCGTCGGGTCCATGTTCCGGACGACGACAGCGCGGCCGCCGGGCGTCTCCGCCTTCGACTTGCCGGCGTCGGTGTCGGCGTTCCGCAGGTCCATCTGCCGGATTCTCTCGGGCGGCCCGGAATAGATGGCGAAGCCGCCGTCTTCAGGCTCGACGCCACGCGCCGACTGGATGATATCGTCCACGTCGATATCCAGCACGAACTCGACATCGGGCGACCACACACGGCTCACCAGTGCGAAGGCCGGCGGCAGCGCCACGACCGTCGTGGCAGCCGTGCCGGCGATGATAACCCGGTGGGCGTCGGCGAGGTCGCCCCAGAACGCCAGCGGGCCACGCACGACGCCGAAGGCCATCAACAGCGCGTAGACGCCAGAGACAACTGCCAGCGCGATAGCGACGTAGTGGTCCGCGAGGAACCGCTTTGCTCGACCGACGACGCCGTCGACGGGGTCGCGTTCGATGCGATGCCGTTCGTCGTTGGTAAGCTCCCGGTAGCTGTTCTGGTGGCGGCGTTTCAGCAGGCCAACGGAGAGCCCGGTCGACAGCAGCGTTCCGGAGATTCCGGAGACAGCCGCCCACTGCACCAGGGCGACCGTCGGCGCGCCGGTGATAATATCGAGGACCTGCCGGTCGCCGGATGCAGCGACCATTTCGCCGCCCTCTTGGATGGTGATTACCGGGTCGCTCGCGGT from Natronomonas pharaonis DSM 2160 includes the following:
- a CDS encoding DUF7692 domain-containing protein, producing the protein MADQEVPGSVRIRTGDGNEWRFDAMEKAAEFYDCNRSNAVAFACDDVAQLVEAAHEVLARDDLTEQQRREMAETLSTRTTSFEVSVRVDANVQ
- a CDS encoding ATP-binding protein; the protein is MTDASWSAAELADQIRDGDVDAHIDAVLADDQDVGDVMLTMEHAGVDDGPLAEMLSRKGQTDMLRQARQSGDVASMNAATGLSESRTDATGYQRLIDACRPAAQQILIKGPKGSGKTAKALEIVRRLWQDDIIDKVLTNIGRDDPDDPAPEDHDAVEFAEDISRYLEFAKEPGEKVAIFDEFSTSGNAYTGQSDVEAVMSRTINAFRKSEGGSLRTIFIGHENDNDIHPLVKKQSDVVIQADGKVDEGLIDCITVYRGWNAYMTDEVWFRVRGLRDIPEWSDWNYSTNYFAHLEWDLDEPEKQINRGQLIDNWEAYQEPDEDPIGDGSSDEATKYVDCRGTKTDGSDCGATVTHESGYCHAHRSQWDGEPDPRLEGDT